The proteins below are encoded in one region of Flavobacterium sp. IMCC34852:
- a CDS encoding ATP-binding cassette domain-containing protein, with protein MKTLLQKSLQLIPKEKKAKFPLFLTYSLVNTLLDFISIVYLIPVVFLLLDKEKLNAVSLHYFHQDLNSEYIVILLFSLVLFYAIKNYIQSKIIQKQSRFIYDISTKISEKLISDFLYESYRNYNSVNKNAFFRDVFQLPVVFSNNVLFSFYILFSELLIVLFIIGIGLYLNFAITLSALIFLVIIGFILIKIQKKKVDELNTTISKLYEENVKNLLNIFYGYIDIKATKTEQNFNQKFEDSSQHYNKQLASLTSFKQTNARYFEIIFVIGLSFGILFLLFKNDSIVDLLFLSFFAGACIKIIPSFNKILSAYLDIKANSNVLDTLLNYKEEKEKHQIKYEFEHSLSLTKVAFNFNDKTLLNHIDLQINKGDFIVISGSSGNGKTTLLQIIAGLLSPAQGQLTLDGKEVDSKENLFDFIGYVSQQPFLFQASILENITMLRKKNIDFEQLNTILKSLDLSDWIDSLPDGIHTPMLLESKKLSGGQKQRIALARALYAQPKILLLDEATNQLNKELESSILHYLKQLTSDKIMTIIAVSHDNLIKEFCNKQFLLKNGNLIQHE; from the coding sequence TTGAAAACACTTTTACAAAAATCGTTGCAGTTAATCCCAAAGGAAAAGAAAGCTAAATTCCCGCTTTTCCTGACGTATTCTTTGGTTAATACCTTGCTCGATTTTATTTCGATTGTTTACCTAATTCCGGTGGTTTTCCTACTGTTGGATAAAGAGAAGTTAAACGCGGTTAGCTTACACTATTTTCATCAAGATTTAAACTCCGAATACATTGTAATTTTATTGTTTTCATTGGTTCTTTTTTATGCCATTAAAAATTACATCCAATCTAAAATCATACAAAAACAATCTCGGTTTATCTACGACATCTCGACAAAAATATCCGAAAAGCTCATCTCGGATTTTCTTTATGAAAGTTATCGAAATTACAACAGTGTGAATAAAAATGCCTTTTTCAGAGATGTTTTTCAGTTGCCGGTGGTGTTTTCCAACAACGTACTTTTTTCCTTTTACATCCTTTTTTCGGAATTGCTGATAGTGCTTTTTATTATTGGTATCGGACTCTATTTGAATTTTGCGATTACCCTTTCGGCTTTAATTTTTTTAGTGATTATCGGTTTTATTTTAATCAAAATTCAAAAGAAAAAAGTAGATGAACTAAACACAACCATTTCCAAACTATATGAGGAAAATGTAAAAAATCTGCTGAATATCTTTTATGGTTATATCGACATCAAAGCCACTAAAACAGAGCAGAATTTCAATCAGAAATTTGAAGATTCCAGCCAACATTACAACAAACAATTGGCTTCTTTAACCTCTTTCAAGCAAACCAATGCGCGTTATTTTGAAATCATATTTGTCATCGGATTGTCATTTGGAATTTTGTTTTTGCTCTTCAAAAATGATTCGATTGTTGATTTGCTTTTTTTGTCTTTCTTTGCCGGAGCTTGTATCAAAATCATACCGTCATTCAATAAAATCTTAAGTGCCTACCTCGATATCAAAGCCAACAGCAATGTGTTGGATACTCTTTTGAACTACAAAGAAGAAAAAGAAAAACATCAAATAAAGTATGAATTTGAGCACAGTTTGTCCTTAACCAAAGTGGCTTTTAATTTTAATGATAAAACTCTTTTAAATCACATCGATTTACAAATCAATAAAGGCGATTTTATAGTAATAAGCGGTTCATCGGGCAATGGTAAAACAACCTTGTTGCAAATAATCGCCGGACTTTTATCTCCGGCACAAGGCCAACTTACACTTGATGGAAAAGAAGTGGATTCTAAAGAAAATTTGTTTGATTTTATAGGCTATGTATCGCAACAGCCTTTTTTATTTCAGGCGAGTATTTTAGAAAACATCACGATGTTGAGAAAAAAGAATATCGATTTTGAACAACTCAATACTATACTGAAATCTCTGGATCTTTCTGATTGGATTGACAGTTTGCCCGATGGTATTCACACGCCAATGTTATTAGAGAGTAAAAAACTCTCCGGCGGTCAAAAACAAAGGATTGCTTTGGCTCGGGCTTTGTATGCACAACCCAAAATATTGCTTTTAGACGAAGCAACCAACCAATTGAATAAAGAACTTGAAAGTTCTATTTTACATTATTTAAAGCAGTTGACAAGCGATAAAATAATGACCATTATTGCGGTTTCCCATGATAATTTGATTAAGGAATTTTGCAACAAACAGTTTCTTCTGAAAAACGGAAATCTGATTCAACATGAGTAA
- a CDS encoding glycosyltransferase: protein MSKRLLFITPIFPQDLSEDKVVPFIFHFTQQFGEDKNVTIDVISLMYPFSSKPYKINNITVYPIGSRFRKSIRKIPFLCKGIYKGIQLCRKNEYDGVLCFWYRESALVGKIVSGLFRKELIVWMLGQDINKDNAYLKLLKIPKEKLVMISLQQSEHFYENHKIIVGKIADVAISRNLFPEFNSGERKIDILGVGNLGALKNYTLFIEILSKLENKNLNAVIIGEGEELEKLKAKANQYGLTNNILFTGALSHKEVLNYMNNAKVFLHTSKSEGSGTVLQEALYSGCQVVSTIAVEKTETLEQFYFSTNQQELTAKISIYLNHPIIPKRIEHFKMEDTISTIYNSFYKD, encoded by the coding sequence ATGAGTAAAAGATTGCTATTTATAACGCCTATTTTTCCGCAAGACTTATCTGAAGATAAGGTAGTCCCTTTTATTTTTCATTTTACCCAACAATTTGGTGAAGATAAAAATGTAACCATAGACGTCATCAGTTTGATGTATCCCTTTTCATCAAAACCATATAAGATCAATAACATTACGGTTTATCCTATCGGAAGTCGGTTTAGAAAATCGATAAGAAAAATTCCTTTTTTATGCAAAGGCATTTACAAAGGCATACAACTTTGTCGAAAAAACGAGTATGACGGCGTACTTTGTTTTTGGTACAGAGAAAGCGCATTAGTCGGCAAAATAGTTAGCGGATTGTTCCGAAAAGAACTTATCGTTTGGATGTTGGGTCAAGACATTAATAAAGACAATGCCTATCTCAAACTATTAAAAATCCCTAAAGAAAAATTAGTGATGATTTCATTACAACAAAGCGAACATTTTTATGAAAATCACAAAATCATAGTGGGCAAAATCGCTGATGTTGCCATTAGTAGAAATTTGTTTCCCGAATTTAATAGCGGTGAAAGAAAAATAGATATCCTTGGTGTTGGCAATCTTGGCGCACTAAAAAACTACACTTTATTTATTGAAATACTATCCAAATTGGAGAATAAAAACCTCAATGCGGTAATTATTGGCGAAGGCGAAGAGTTGGAGAAATTAAAAGCAAAAGCAAACCAATATGGATTAACCAATAATATCCTTTTCACCGGGGCGTTGTCTCATAAAGAAGTATTGAATTACATGAACAACGCTAAAGTATTTCTGCACACCTCAAAATCGGAAGGCAGCGGAACAGTATTGCAAGAAGCACTTTATTCGGGTTGTCAAGTGGTGAGTACCATTGCGGTTGAAAAAACAGAAACTTTGGAACAATTTTATTTTAGCACTAACCAACAAGAGTTGACAGCAAAAATCTCGATTTATTTAAATCATCCCATCATTCCTAAAAGAATAGAGCATTTCAAAATGGAAGATACCATTTCGACAATATATAATTCATTCTACAAAGACTGA
- a CDS encoding glycosyltransferase family 4 protein: MKKTLVDLTYYSFSEANSQSIISKCQSTIGFLENLTGKFAVHFVVRSKNEFPSLDQHSVQYHFFKGRTLNKWQIPFRFSSYIKSWQPDYILVHGFGAAHYLILLKIMCPKSKILLQSNGFSPPPKRLKKLVYKISDYFIDGYLFTGSENAEAWYEAKVFRKSKVFEVMEGSTHFKFNGNTNRNQNSFIWVGRLDKNKDPITILNAFDLFLEVESTAKLTMIFHEGELLDVVTQRVSNSENLKKAVELRGFVEHQELETIYHNYQYFILGSHYEGSGYALLEAMACGCVPIVTNIPSFKYMTANGRCGFLFSPKKEEELLAQLKKTIVINYKEHQQKVIDQFNDKLAFQAIANEIELVFQSL; this comes from the coding sequence TTGAAAAAGACACTGGTTGATTTAACTTATTATTCCTTTTCAGAGGCAAATTCTCAGAGTATTATAAGTAAATGTCAGAGCACTATTGGATTTCTTGAAAACCTGACCGGCAAATTTGCAGTTCATTTTGTGGTAAGGTCAAAAAATGAATTTCCATCCTTAGACCAACATTCGGTTCAGTACCATTTTTTTAAAGGAAGAACATTGAACAAATGGCAAATTCCTTTTAGATTCAGTAGTTACATAAAATCATGGCAACCCGATTATATTTTGGTACACGGTTTTGGGGCTGCTCATTACTTGATTTTATTAAAAATAATGTGTCCAAAATCAAAAATACTATTGCAAAGCAATGGATTTTCGCCACCGCCAAAAAGACTAAAGAAATTAGTCTATAAAATCTCAGACTACTTTATCGACGGTTATTTGTTTACCGGTTCCGAAAATGCCGAAGCATGGTATGAGGCCAAAGTGTTCAGGAAAAGCAAAGTCTTTGAAGTGATGGAAGGTTCAACACATTTTAAATTCAACGGAAACACAAACAGAAATCAAAATAGTTTTATTTGGGTTGGGCGATTAGACAAAAATAAAGATCCGATAACCATTTTAAATGCTTTTGATTTATTTTTAGAGGTTGAGTCAACTGCCAAACTCACAATGATTTTTCATGAAGGAGAATTATTAGATGTGGTAACTCAAAGAGTTTCAAATAGCGAAAACTTAAAAAAAGCAGTTGAACTGCGTGGATTTGTTGAACATCAAGAATTAGAAACCATTTACCATAACTATCAATATTTTATTTTGGGTTCGCATTACGAAGGTAGCGGTTACGCCTTGCTTGAAGCCATGGCCTGTGGCTGTGTTCCCATAGTAACCAATATTCCATCGTTCAAATATATGACAGCCAATGGTCGTTGCGGATTCCTATTTTCTCCAAAAAAGGAAGAAGAATTATTAGCACAATTGAAAAAAACTATCGTTATAAATTACAAAGAACACCAACAAAAAGTAATAGATCAGTTTAACGATAAACTGGCATTTCAAGCCATAGCCAACGAAATTGAATTAGTATTTCAGTCTTTGTAG
- a CDS encoding DUF5916 domain-containing protein translates to MSRAKKIKVLVLLVLSFTSVRAQEKKPIEKRVYTTKFLKDTTAPDIDGKLNDDAWNLVEWTGDFIEREPDENTPPTEQTKFKIVYDQKYLYFAFRCYDKDPKSIVKRLSRRDGFEGDWIEVNIDSYNDKRTGFSFTSSVSGVKGDEFISENGNNWDGSWNPIWILKTHIDEEGWTAEAKIPLSQLKFGNDKEQVWGLQVQRRFFRAEERSVWQRITQDAPGWVSEFGELRGLVNIEPQKQLEIQPFAVSQLKTYPKEAGNPFRDGNDTKINGGLDAKIGITNDLTLDLTINPDFGQVDADPAAIALDGFQIFFQERRPFFVENKNIFNYQFADGQDNLFYSRRIGRRPQGYPNTSSGEYVDIPDNTTILGAAKFSGKTKNGWSIGILESLTDKEFAKIDDNTNQREVLVEPMTNYLVARAQKDFNNRNSYIGGIFSATNRNLEGNQLNYLRKAAYTAGLDFMHNWKNRKYYVSGNIVASQVSGSKEAITRTQRELTHLFQRVDAGHVSVNENRTSLTGTGGKLEIGKSSVGNWRYFGFFSWRSPELELNDIGFLRQADDIKQIGILTHQTLKPRGAFRRINTRFEQMTTYDFDGNHNRTQYSLSSNANLKNNWFVSYQLEYKPRIFTNTVLQGGPRFRYSEEVINSFNLSTDSRKKIRFDSGLFSSQGKDNSFSYTEFNTGIAYRPINALTVSMYPTYSISKSKTQYVTQTNFGSTPRYIMADIDQRTLSASVRVDFNVNPNLTIQYYGEPFISRGRYKDFNRVTNPTADYFGDRIEVFNSGQISFDTTSDIYSVDEDLNGATDYTIANPNFAYVQFRSNLVLRWEYIPGSEIFLVWSQGTTGLGNPKADLFNSLDAQILGRKPENIFLIKATYRFLL, encoded by the coding sequence TTGAGTCGAGCAAAAAAAATCAAGGTATTAGTTTTACTGGTCTTATCATTTACATCTGTCAGGGCTCAGGAAAAAAAGCCAATTGAGAAGAGAGTCTACACCACCAAGTTTTTAAAAGACACCACAGCACCCGATATTGACGGAAAGCTGAACGATGACGCGTGGAATCTTGTGGAATGGACCGGAGATTTTATAGAAAGAGAACCCGACGAAAATACACCACCAACGGAACAAACTAAGTTCAAAATAGTGTATGACCAAAAATACCTTTATTTTGCTTTCCGATGTTATGACAAAGACCCTAAAAGCATTGTAAAAAGACTTTCTCGTCGAGATGGTTTTGAGGGAGATTGGATAGAAGTCAATATCGATAGTTATAACGATAAAAGAACAGGCTTTTCCTTTACTTCTTCGGTTTCCGGAGTGAAAGGAGATGAATTTATTTCGGAGAATGGCAATAATTGGGATGGAAGTTGGAATCCTATTTGGATTTTAAAAACCCATATTGATGAGGAAGGATGGACAGCCGAAGCCAAAATTCCGCTTAGCCAATTAAAATTTGGCAACGACAAAGAACAAGTTTGGGGATTGCAAGTCCAAAGAAGATTTTTCAGAGCAGAAGAGCGTTCCGTATGGCAAAGAATTACGCAAGATGCACCCGGTTGGGTTAGCGAATTTGGTGAGCTACGAGGACTAGTCAATATTGAACCACAAAAACAATTGGAAATTCAACCTTTTGCAGTCTCCCAATTGAAAACTTATCCCAAAGAAGCAGGAAATCCTTTCAGAGACGGTAATGATACCAAAATCAATGGCGGTTTGGATGCCAAAATAGGAATTACCAACGACTTGACTTTAGACTTAACCATTAATCCCGATTTTGGGCAAGTAGATGCCGATCCTGCTGCGATTGCATTAGACGGGTTTCAAATATTTTTCCAAGAAAGAAGACCGTTTTTTGTTGAAAACAAAAATATTTTCAATTACCAATTTGCAGACGGACAAGACAATTTGTTTTATTCGAGAAGAATAGGAAGACGTCCGCAAGGTTATCCCAACACGAGTAGCGGAGAATATGTTGACATTCCCGATAACACAACCATTCTGGGTGCCGCCAAATTTAGTGGGAAAACGAAAAATGGTTGGTCCATAGGCATTTTAGAAAGTTTAACGGATAAAGAATTTGCCAAGATTGATGACAACACCAATCAAAGAGAAGTCTTGGTGGAACCGATGACCAATTATTTGGTAGCCCGAGCGCAAAAAGATTTTAACAATAGGAACAGCTATATAGGCGGTATTTTTTCGGCCACCAACAGAAATTTGGAAGGCAATCAACTGAATTATTTGAGAAAAGCGGCTTACACTGCGGGATTAGATTTTATGCACAATTGGAAGAATAGAAAGTACTACGTAAGCGGAAATATTGTGGCAAGTCAGGTTAGCGGAAGTAAAGAAGCCATCACCAGAACACAACGCGAATTAACCCACTTGTTTCAAAGGGTTGATGCCGGACATGTAAGTGTAAATGAAAACAGAACTTCCCTAACCGGAACCGGCGGAAAATTGGAAATCGGGAAATCCAGTGTCGGGAATTGGCGCTATTTTGGATTCTTTTCCTGGCGTTCGCCCGAGTTGGAACTTAATGACATCGGCTTTTTAAGACAAGCGGATGATATCAAACAAATAGGAATCCTTACGCACCAAACCTTAAAGCCAAGAGGAGCTTTCAGAAGGATCAATACAAGATTTGAGCAAATGACCACCTATGATTTTGACGGCAATCACAACAGAACACAATATTCATTAAGTTCTAATGCCAATTTAAAAAACAATTGGTTTGTCAGTTACCAACTTGAATATAAGCCAAGAATCTTCACCAATACGGTGTTGCAAGGTGGTCCAAGGTTTAGGTATTCCGAAGAGGTGATTAATTCGTTTAATCTTTCTACCGATTCCAGAAAAAAAATCCGTTTTGATTCGGGTCTGTTTTCGTCCCAAGGAAAAGACAATTCGTTTTCTTATACAGAGTTTAATACCGGAATCGCTTATCGTCCTATCAATGCATTAACCGTTTCTATGTATCCGACGTACTCTATCAGCAAAAGCAAAACACAATATGTAACCCAAACCAATTTTGGCAGTACACCAAGGTATATTATGGCCGATATTGATCAAAGAACATTGAGCGCTTCTGTTAGGGTAGATTTTAACGTCAATCCGAACCTGACGATTCAGTACTATGGTGAACCTTTTATTTCAAGAGGAAGATATAAAGACTTTAATAGGGTTACCAATCCGACCGCTGATTATTTTGGAGACCGAATAGAAGTGTTTAACTCCGGCCAAATTTCATTTGATACCACCAGTGACATTTATTCAGTAGATGAAGATCTTAATGGCGCTACAGATTATACTATTGCGAATCCCAATTTTGCGTACGTTCAATTTAGGTCTAATTTGGTATTGCGTTGGGAATACATTCCCGGGTCCGAAATATTTTTGGTTTGGTCACAAGGAACCACCGGTTTGGGGAATCCAAAAGCCGATTTGTTCAACAGTTTAGACGCTCAAATATTAGGAAGAAAACCCGAAAACATCTTTTTGATTAAAGCGACGTATCGATTTTTACTTTAA
- a CDS encoding LacI family DNA-binding transcriptional regulator: MKSKATLKQIAKELGVSVSTVSKALNGSPEISEPTKQRVQEYAKLKNYKPNVIGLNLKNRRTKTIAVIIPNILNSFFAKVFSGIEKVADEKGYKVITCISNESLEKEINALEMLSNGTIDGFILSISEESQKLQKFGHFTSIINEGTPIVMFDRIADEVNCDKVIVDDFESAVNAMEHLIKTGCKKIALLSAIDNLSVGKLRAKGFYQALENHGLKVDENLVILTNNNEEFNSKIGGFFIKNKPDGVFAVDEHASVTAMKLGIQNGYKIPQDLSIIGFADGVWSRRMTPSLSTVSQHGPEIGEVAAQLLIDKLESEEETFTYTTTTIKTELRQRDSTKRR, translated from the coding sequence ATGAAATCTAAAGCCACCTTAAAACAAATTGCCAAAGAGTTAGGCGTTTCTGTTTCTACCGTTTCCAAAGCTTTGAACGGAAGCCCGGAAATCAGTGAACCTACCAAGCAACGTGTGCAGGAATATGCCAAACTCAAAAATTACAAGCCGAATGTAATTGGTTTGAACCTTAAAAATAGGAGAACCAAGACCATAGCCGTGATTATTCCCAATATCTTGAATTCGTTTTTTGCCAAAGTCTTTAGTGGTATTGAAAAAGTGGCAGATGAAAAAGGCTATAAGGTGATTACTTGTATTTCGAATGAATCTTTGGAAAAAGAAATCAATGCGCTCGAAATGTTAAGCAACGGAACCATTGACGGTTTTATCCTTTCGATATCTGAAGAATCTCAAAAACTACAAAAGTTTGGTCATTTTACTTCTATAATTAATGAGGGAACACCTATCGTAATGTTTGATCGTATTGCCGATGAGGTAAATTGCGACAAAGTAATTGTAGATGATTTTGAATCAGCGGTTAATGCTATGGAGCATTTGATTAAAACCGGTTGTAAAAAAATTGCCTTGCTTTCCGCCATTGACAATTTGAGTGTCGGAAAATTAAGAGCCAAAGGTTTTTACCAAGCCCTAGAAAACCATGGTTTAAAAGTAGATGAGAATTTGGTGATTTTGACTAATAATAACGAAGAATTCAATTCGAAAATAGGAGGTTTTTTTATCAAAAACAAACCAGACGGTGTTTTCGCGGTTGACGAACATGCTTCTGTAACAGCAATGAAACTCGGTATTCAAAACGGTTATAAAATCCCTCAAGATCTATCAATAATAGGTTTTGCCGATGGTGTTTGGTCTAGAAGAATGACGCCAAGTTTGTCAACGGTAAGCCAACACGGACCGGAAATCGGAGAAGTTGCCGCGCAATTGCTAATCGATAAATTAGAAAGTGAAGAAGAAACTTTTACTTACACAACCACAACCATTAAAACGGAACTGCGTCAGAGGGATTCTACCAAAAGACGATAA